A stretch of DNA from Catenulispora acidiphila DSM 44928:
GCGTCCGAGCCGGCAGCCAGCTGGACCGCGTGGAGAACATCGCCGAACTCATCGACGCCGACGAGAACTATGTCGGCGGCAAACCCCTCCGCGTCCGCGGCGAGGACCTCCCCGTCGAGGCGCCGGCCGGCGAGTACTTCGCCGAAGTGGTCCGCGAACTCGTCCCCGAATACCGCGACCTCCTCCTGGCCGACGAATCAGAACTCCGAGCCCTGATCCCCCCGGACCTCCCGGAAATCCTCCGCCTGGAAGCCTGGCACCACCCCGACGTCCTGGTCGAGCGCCCCAGCCGCGAGGAGGTGTTCCAGCTCCTGGCCAAGGTCCTCGACACCGGCAACCCGCACGAATACCGGCCGACGCGCGCGCCGAACACGCATTGGTCGAACTGGCCGGAGTCGGGGATCGCCTAAAGCACTCGCAGGGCAGGCGACTCGCCGACGAAGGGGCGCCGATCGCGAGCGAGTCGCCGTCCGCCTGCCGTTGATCACGCCGCGGCCGCAGCGGTTTCGGGCTCTGCGACACCGGCTGTGCCCGCGCCAGCATTGGCACCTGCGCCGGCACCCGCATCCGCATCCTGATGCACCGCAGCCGCCGCCAGTGCCGCGCGCATCGCCTTCGCTCCCGGCAGGAACGCTGCCGTCACCAGGGTCACCGCCGTGCATGCCAGCGCCCACCAGAAGGTGGCGCCGTAGGCGGACGCGACGTGTGCCGCCGTCGGTGTCCCGTCTGCCAGTCCCCGCACCAGGATCACAGCCAGGACCGCTGTGCCGATCGAGCCGCCGACCCGGTTCAGGATGTTGAACGTCGTCGTCGCCTGAGGGATCGAGGCGCGGCGCAGGGTGCTGTAACCGGCGGCGATCAGGGGTGCCATCACCAGGCCGAGGCCCAGTCCGCGCAGGAACAGGGGCAGTTCCAGGGCGGTGGCCGATGTGTGCGCGCCGACGAGGGCGAAGGGGAGGGTCGCCGCTGTCGCGACCGCCGTGCCCGTCACCACCAGGACGCGCGGGCCGGTGCGGTTGGTCAGGCGGCCGGCGGCGACTGTCGAAAGGGCGGTTCCGAGACCCTGCGGTGCCAGGACCAGGCCGGCGCGCAGGGGTGAGAATCCGTGTGCCTGCTGGAAGTACAGCGGCAGCAGGAACATCGCGCCGAACAGGGTCGCGCCCATCAGTGCGGAGTTCAGCATCGCGACGGCGAAGGCGCGGTCGCGGAACAGGCGCAGGTCCACCAGCGGCTGGATCTTGGTGCGCAGGCTGTAGAGCACGAACGCCGTCACCAGTGCCACGCCGGCGGCCACCGGGACCCATGCCGCCGGGGACGCGAAGCCGCCGTGGTCGCCGGCCGCCGAGCAGCCGTAGACCAGGGCCGCGAGTCCCGGGGAGATCAGGGCGAAGCCGCGCAGGTCGAAGCGCGCCGTGCCGGCCGGGCTCGGCGTCGAGACCGGGACCCAGCGGCGGGCCAGGGTGATCGCGGCCAGGCCGATCGGCACGTTGATGAAGAAGATCCAGCGCCAGCCCCACTCGGCCAGCAGCAGGCCGCCGACCGCCGGACCGAGGACCGGCAGCAGCGCCATCGGGACCGACATCACCGCCATCACGCGGGCCATGTACCGCGGGCCGACGCTGCGGCCGAGCAGCGCCTGGCCGACCGGCTGGATCAGGCCGCCGCCGAGCGCCTGCAGCACCCGGAAGACGATCAGGCTCGGGATCGACCACGCCGCGCCGCACAACACCGAGCCGGCCAGGAAGGCGGTCACGCCGAGCAGCCACACCCGGCGTCCGCCGAAGCGGTCCATGCTCCAGCCGGCCAGCGGCACGACCACGGACATCGTGAGCAGGTAGGCCGTGGACACCCAGGCCACGGCGGACAGCGTCGAGCCGAAGCGCTCGGCCAGAGTGCGGGTGGCGACCGCGACCACGGTCGCGTCGAGCATCGCCATGGCGGCGCCGAGGACCAGGGCGACGCCGATCTTGAGGTATTCGCGGGGCAGCCGGTCGTCGGACGGCTGAGCGTTCATGGTTCCTCCCCGAACTGACGGAGCCACGGGCTCCATCGAGCGATATTGGACGATCGAGTCCAGAGAGCTAGACCCATCAGTCCAAGAGATTAGACTGAGGAGTCCAACTCCGCAACAGGCTTCCGAGCGAGGAGAATGAGCGCATGACCGCGACCGCCACGACCGCGACCGCCGACGAGCCGCAGGGCAACCCGAGAAAGCGCCGGGCGATCCTGGACGCCGCCGGCACGGTGTTCCTGCGCGAGGGCTTCACCCGCGCCAGCATCGACGCGATCGCGGCCGAGGCGAAGGTCTCCAAGCAGACCGTCTACAACCACTTCGGCGACAAAGAGCGCCTGTTCATGGCGATGACGGACGACGTGCAGGACCGCACGGTCGCGCACGTCGTGGAGCTGATGGACCGCGACTTCCCCGACGCCTCGAAGCTGACCGGCCCGGAAGACCTGCGCGCCGCGCTCCTGCAGCTGACCGGCGCCTGGGTCCGCGTCGTCTACACCGGACCGCTGGTCGACCTGCGTAAGCTCGTCGACGCCGAGTCCGAGCACCACCCCGACCTCCAGCAGCGCTGGTTCACCAACGGCCCGGGGCGCACCATGCCGCGGCTGAACAAGCTGCTGTCCGCGCTGGCCCGCGCCGGGCTGCTCGACGTGCCCGCCGAGGTGCTGGCCGTGCCGGAGTTGCTGGCGCACCAGCTGACCACGACCGCCGGATCGGACGTCCGGAGGATCGCGCACGAAGCGGACTTCGACGCCGAGTTCGACCGGCGGATCGCGCAGGGCGTGGACTTCTTCCTCAGGGCTTACGCGCCACGCTGAGGCGGAGGTGGGAACAGAGCAGAGACAAGGGGAGAGGCAGAAACAGAAGCAGAAGCAGCGTCAGACGCAGCTCCCGCCGACCTACGGGTGCTCCCCGATCGGCACCGATATCGTCCCGCCGAGCGGGCACGTCCACAACGGCGTCCGCTGCCCGCGGGTGGCCATCATCGGATGCGTGTGGCTCGGCAGGCACGGCGGCCACTCGATGACCCGGCCGCCGATGGAGAGGTTCCCCTGCACCAGCCGCTGCGTCTGCGCGGCCAGGTAGAGCGTGCGCGAAGCCGTGTCCAGCACGGACGCGCCGAGGGTCAGCCGCCCCACCTTCACCCCGGAGACGATCAGCACGGCGGTGGCGCCGGCCGCCGGCTCGCCCGGGTTCGGGTCCTCCGTCAGCTGGCAGTCCAGACCCGCGGCACGCAGGTCATGGGCCACCGGCTCGAAGGCCTCCAGCAGGGACACGTCCACCCTGCACAGCGTAAGCGCCGAACCAGCAAATGCACAGACCCTTTGCACGTGCAAAACAGACCCTTGCTTGCCCGGGCCGCCGCCGGAGGACCGATACGCGGTCAGTGCACTGTTTCGGTCATGTCAGGGTCGGAATACCCCCGGGTGATCACATCGTCACCCGGCGTCCCCGCGCCGCCGGACCCCGCCCCGCGACACGCCGTTTTATCGGTGAACGATCCGTGAGATCTTGTCGGCATGGACGCGCCCAAGATCTCGATCATCCCCAAACCGCTGCGGATACAAGCCGGATCCGGTCGGCTCACGTTCGACTCCGCAACCGTCGTGAACGCCTCGAACGGGCATCCCGAACTCGGCCCGGAGGGCTACACGCTGGTCATCGACGACGACGGCATCACCTTCGTCACCGGCACCGAGACCGGCCAGTTCTACGCCGAGCAGACGCTGAAGCAGCTCCTGCCGCCCGACGCGCTGCGCTCCGACGCCGGCGACAAGGCCTGGCCGCTGCCCTACGTGACGATCACCGACGCCCCGCGCTTCCGCTGGCGCGGCGCGATGCTCGACGTGGCACGCCACTTCCTGCCCAAGCGCGACGTGCTGCGCTTCCTGGACCTGATGGCGCTGCACAAGCTGAACGTCCTGCACTTCCACCTGACCGAGGACCAGGGCTGGCGCATCGAGATCAAGCAGTATCCGAAGCTCACCGAGGTCGGCGGCTGGCGCCGGGAGACGGTCGGCGACGGCCGCCCGCACGGCGGCTTCTACACGCAGGACGACATCCGCGAGATCGTCGCCTACGCCACCGAGCGGCACATCACCGTGGTCCCCGAGATCGACATCCCCGGGCACTCCACCGCCGCCATCGCCGCCTACCCCGAGCTGGGCAACCAGGACGTGCCCAGCGCCGAGGAACCGCGCGAGGTGTGGACCCGGTTCGGGATCGCCACCTCGGTGCTGAACGTCGAGGACACGACCGTCGAGTTCTACAAGACGGTGATGGACGAGATCTGCGACCTGTTCCCCGGCGAGTTCGTCTGCCTCGGCGGCGACGAGTGCCCGAAGGACGAGTGGAAAGCCAGCGCCCGGGCCCAGGCCCGCAAGGCGGAACTGGGACTGGCGACCGAAGAGGATCTGCAGGCCTGGTTCATGAACCAGCTCAGCGAGCACGTCGCGTCGAAGGGACGCAAGCTGCTCGGCTGGGACGAGATCCTGGAAGGCGAACTGTTCCCGGGCACCGTCGTGTCCTCCTGGCGCGGCACCGACGGCGCGGTCGAGGCGGCACGGCGCGGACACGACACCCTCACCAGCCCCTACGGCTGGGTCTACTTCGACTACCGCCAGTCCGACGAGGAAGGCGAGCCGGGCGCCCCCTGGGCCGCGCCGACCTCGCTGGAGCGCGCCTACAGCTTCGAGCCGATCCCCGAGGACATGCCCGAAGAACTCGCCGACCACGTCATCGGCTCCGAGGCCACCCTCTGGAGCGAGTACATCCCCGACGCCCGGGTCCACGACTACCAGGCCTGGCCCCGCCTCGCAGCCTTCAGCGAAACAGTGTGGTCCACCCCCGACCGCGACTTCGCGGAGTTCCAGTCGCGCCTGGAGAAGCACCTGGAGCGCCTCGACGCACTCGGAGTGGAGTACCGCCCCCTCGACGGTCCGCATCCATGGCAGAAGCAGCCGGCGCCGCACTGGAAGGCCGACCCGAACGAGGCCGAGGCGGCTGACGGCACGGAAAGCACCGAGAGCACGGAGTAGCACCCACGACAGCACCGATCGACGCGGCCTGAGATCTCCTCGGCGCTCCCCTTCGGACGGAGCGCCGGGGAGATTTTGCTGTCCTTCACTACGATGTGCGGACTCGGCGGGCCAGTGCCGACCGGTAGCGGCCGCTCTTAGTTCGGTGAGCGAGTTTGCCGAACCATCGACCGTCAGCCCCAGATGCGGTCGGTAGCCCTTACCTCACTCCCCGGAAAAGCCTTGACGGTCAGGCCTTTCGCGGGCATCGTGGCGGGAAAGCGCTTACCCGCCAAGACGAGGAGGGCTATGAGCGAGGTACTCGGAGCGCAGCATCCGGACGCCGCGGCGGCCGATGGCGCGAGACGCGGGACGGCGATCGGATCGCCGGGTCCGCTGCGGCCGATCTTCTCCGGCAGCTACCAGAAACTGTGGCTGCTGCTGCTGTTCGGCTGGCTCGTCAGCTACGCCGACCGGACTGTCACCGGGCCGGTCGTGGCGTGGATGATCCACGACAAGGGCGGCTTCATCGGCGACTCCGCGCACCCCGCCGCGCTCGGCGGCTTGATCGGCTCGATGTTCTTCACCGGCTACATGCTCACGCAGTACGCCGGCGGGCGCCTCGGCGACCGCTTCGGGCATCGCGAGATGCTCGTCCTCTCCTTGCTGTGGGCCGGGGTTCTGACGCTGGTGTCGGGGCTGGCGACCGGGCTCGTGGTGTTCGTCGTGGCGCGCGTGCTGACCGGTCTGGGCGAAGGCGTCTTCTACTCCAACGACCGCGTGCTGGTCATCACGCACACGCCGCCCCGGCGCCGCACGATCGGGCTCGGCGTGGCGGTGTCGGGACTGTCCATCGGGCTGACCGTCGCCATCGTCGCCACCCCGTACATGATCGACTGGGGTACGTCGGCGGGCTTCGGCGCCAGAGCGTGGAGCATGCCGCTGTTCCTGTTCGGCACGTTCTCGCTGCTGGTCGGCGTCGCCACCTGGCTGTTCTTCCGGGCCCGGGGCGATCGGCCGCTGCGGCTGGGCGCGCCGTTGCTGCGCCTGATCGGCTACTCCGTGCCCTGCGCCGCCGCGATCACGGTGCTGTACCTGGTCTCGGACAAGGCCGGATGGACGGCGTGGGAGACCGCGATCGGCTCCGGGGTGCTGGCGCTGGTGATGATCGGCTTCGTGGTCCGGGACCTGAAGCGGACCGGCAAGGCGGAAACGCTGCTGACGAAGGACTTGTGGCTGCTGTACATCGCCTTCATCGCGGTGATGTGGAACCTGTGGTTCTTCTCCTTCTGGTCGGTCGAGATCGTCGCGGAGACCGCGCACAGCAGCCTGACCTCCGCCGCGCTGACGGCCGCGTTCAACGCCGGCGCCGGCATCATCGGCTTCCCGGTCG
This window harbors:
- a CDS encoding DUF7003 family protein translates to MTFGQQFLDQLDASAQDFTFPFLDHGFYSAVDVRLHVYRDDKHWAVVFETVGFNPKARSVTDALTGYGVRAGSQLDRVENIAELIDADENYVGGKPLRVRGEDLPVEAPAGEYFAEVVRELVPEYRDLLLADESELRALIPPDLPEILRLEAWHHPDVLVERPSREEVFQLLAKVLDTGNPHEYRPTRAPNTHWSNWPESGIA
- a CDS encoding DHA2 family efflux MFS transporter permease subunit produces the protein MNAQPSDDRLPREYLKIGVALVLGAAMAMLDATVVAVATRTLAERFGSTLSAVAWVSTAYLLTMSVVVPLAGWSMDRFGGRRVWLLGVTAFLAGSVLCGAAWSIPSLIVFRVLQALGGGLIQPVGQALLGRSVGPRYMARVMAVMSVPMALLPVLGPAVGGLLLAEWGWRWIFFINVPIGLAAITLARRWVPVSTPSPAGTARFDLRGFALISPGLAALVYGCSAAGDHGGFASPAAWVPVAAGVALVTAFVLYSLRTKIQPLVDLRLFRDRAFAVAMLNSALMGATLFGAMFLLPLYFQQAHGFSPLRAGLVLAPQGLGTALSTVAAGRLTNRTGPRVLVVTGTAVATAATLPFALVGAHTSATALELPLFLRGLGLGLVMAPLIAAGYSTLRRASIPQATTTFNILNRVGGSIGTAVLAVILVRGLADGTPTAAHVASAYGATFWWALACTAVTLVTAAFLPGAKAMRAALAAAAVHQDADAGAGAGANAGAGTAGVAEPETAAAAA
- a CDS encoding TetR/AcrR family transcriptional regulator; the protein is MTATATTATADEPQGNPRKRRAILDAAGTVFLREGFTRASIDAIAAEAKVSKQTVYNHFGDKERLFMAMTDDVQDRTVAHVVELMDRDFPDASKLTGPEDLRAALLQLTGAWVRVVYTGPLVDLRKLVDAESEHHPDLQQRWFTNGPGRTMPRLNKLLSALARAGLLDVPAEVLAVPELLAHQLTTTAGSDVRRIAHEADFDAEFDRRIAQGVDFFLRAYAPR
- a CDS encoding beta-N-acetylhexosaminidase, with the translated sequence MDAPKISIIPKPLRIQAGSGRLTFDSATVVNASNGHPELGPEGYTLVIDDDGITFVTGTETGQFYAEQTLKQLLPPDALRSDAGDKAWPLPYVTITDAPRFRWRGAMLDVARHFLPKRDVLRFLDLMALHKLNVLHFHLTEDQGWRIEIKQYPKLTEVGGWRRETVGDGRPHGGFYTQDDIREIVAYATERHITVVPEIDIPGHSTAAIAAYPELGNQDVPSAEEPREVWTRFGIATSVLNVEDTTVEFYKTVMDEICDLFPGEFVCLGGDECPKDEWKASARAQARKAELGLATEEDLQAWFMNQLSEHVASKGRKLLGWDEILEGELFPGTVVSSWRGTDGAVEAARRGHDTLTSPYGWVYFDYRQSDEEGEPGAPWAAPTSLERAYSFEPIPEDMPEELADHVIGSEATLWSEYIPDARVHDYQAWPRLAAFSETVWSTPDRDFAEFQSRLEKHLERLDALGVEYRPLDGPHPWQKQPAPHWKADPNEAEAADGTESTESTE
- a CDS encoding MFS transporter — protein: MSEVLGAQHPDAAAADGARRGTAIGSPGPLRPIFSGSYQKLWLLLLFGWLVSYADRTVTGPVVAWMIHDKGGFIGDSAHPAALGGLIGSMFFTGYMLTQYAGGRLGDRFGHREMLVLSLLWAGVLTLVSGLATGLVVFVVARVLTGLGEGVFYSNDRVLVITHTPPRRRTIGLGVAVSGLSIGLTVAIVATPYMIDWGTSAGFGARAWSMPLFLFGTFSLLVGVATWLFFRARGDRPLRLGAPLLRLIGYSVPCAAAITVLYLVSDKAGWTAWETAIGSGVLALVMIGFVVRDLKRTGKAETLLTKDLWLLYIAFIAVMWNLWFFSFWSVEIVAETAHSSLTSAALTAAFNAGAGIIGFPVGGWLADRRVRQGKGRKSLAIICAVAHTLLAVAFGVSLAVGHPSLLLLGLILFTSGLFFNALQPIVHGILGDQVPDADRGAVFGVFNLIAEIGAVASPVVSGVLRDSTGSWAPGVFTAAGIMAVSVPLYALVRERIPGAART